The genomic DNA GTGGCTCCCCCGTGTCTGGCCAGCCAGCTGAGGCAGTCTTTTCTAtacatcgtcatcatcatcatcgcccacAGTCACTGCCACTCACCCAATGAACGACTGGCTCCCGCTCCCCCCACCCATTCTCTCCAGATCAATGGAACCTTGCAGCTCATAAGACAACTGGAATCTCGCATCCCCAACGGTGTTTCTATCCCTGTCCCGGATCTGCCAGTGCTTTTACAGGTTATACTATCTACACCGTACCTTGAGTCCTGAGTACTGCGAACTGGCTTGCTCTTCCGGTACCCtttcaccaccacccacccctcccccgtctCCATCCCCACAAATGCCATCCAGCCTTGGATCGCTCCTTGGCCGTTTCTTCCTGCACCAAGAGGTCACCCGTAGACCGTACTGCCTGCACTGACCAGGGAAGGAGACAGAGCCCTCCTCCAAAAGAAACGACGAGGGGTGCTACTGTAAGGGAGGGCTGTCGGGATTCTCAGTACAGAGCTATTGGTGCGTGAGCTTCCTGTTAGTGCGGCAAGCGGAGGAAAAGCAATATCCATCTGAGCAAGGTCCCTCCTGTTTCCTCTCCGCGTGGATCTACCCGGCCGGGTCCTCTCGTCTTGCGTCGCCACATACTCGTCGCCTCTCCCCTTTGCACTCATAACAACACGTACCTCGAGGGGGTCTGCAAGGAGACCGACTGACTGCCTGCCTTACTGTCTGTTACTGTGTCTTTCTGCCGTCTGTGCATCGAGCCTCTGCGAGAAATGCAACAACACTTCTCCGTACCTCGCCAACATTCCTCATCTACCTCCTTCACCCCCGCAACAAAATCAGCGACAGAGTCTGACTTTCTGAGTCCGcgtctctccccctccctctccatcTCTTTCCTCTACTTGCAGTCTCTTCATTCTGATCTGGCATACCCGGCCTTTCACCACCactcgacgacaacgacaacgtTTGGCGGCTGTCTGTGGTAGGCCTCGCACGTCTGCTGCCTCTGGGTCAAAGGGAAACGCACAAGTGCTGCGGGTTCCTGGAACTTGTTTCCTTTGGAGCTTGTTTCTAATCTCTCTTGTTCTCGCGAACAGGTTCGTCGTCCGTCTGCGCAACGAACAAACAAACGAAGCTCGGTCCAGCTCCACACACCCGGCATCGCGAACCACTATCAGTCCGTTTGTCGACCAGCGCCGAACCGTCATTGGACACGGTCTCAACGGTTGAGTACGTGACgtcccccctcttccttctgCTTCTATCCTCCGTCTGCAGGTACTGGGGCAGGGCGACGAACTCCAGCAGGAAGCCGTTGATGGTTCGCGCTGCGGCTTGCCGTTCAGCCAGCAGTTGTCGCTCAAGATCTCTGACGCTCAACCATatgagagaggagagaaagagagagacagagaaagaCAGAGCATCCCGGCTGACCTGCATTCCACTCAATAGACCAGGCACGGCATCTCTTAGGCGGCAACCACCGCGTTGGAATTCTTGGGTCTCCCGGGAACTTGATCTCAGACTTTGGTTTGCCAGTACCCCAGCGACCAATGACAGCTGCATTGCTCTGAGTCCTCGTTGCGAAATCCGCCCTCAAAGAGCTGGGTCTTGGTTTAAGATCGCCAGCCCTAGGTATTCTCTCACGCAAGCCTTTCCCAACTCTTCCATCCTTCTCGCTCCGACGTCCTTCATCCTGCTTGATCGGGCAACGCAACGTCCACCAGAGCCGGTATTCTTCCAGCTCTTCAATTCCAGTCGCGTCAGCCTCTTTTTTGCAAATCAGGGTAATAAATCTTCTCTTGTTTTTCCCCCCAACGCCACTAGCCGGCTCAGAAGCGCCATCCAGACATAATTCTGAGTACGGTGTCTCATACCAAATCCTGCCCGGAGAATCTTCTGAGACTGACGCTCCTCTATTAGGGATCCATCCTCCCTTCACTCGCACTTGTCCTTGGCCTGTTCGATAACACTGAACTGGGGAGGGGCTCTAATCACCGCAAATCTCAAGACATatcctctctccctttctcccttTGTCCCTCGACGGTCCCACAAGGCCATAGTCTCTCTTCCTGTCGTTGCAACACCGCTCCCGAAACAGTGGTTTGCATTTTCCCGACACCAAACCAGACATCCTTTCCCAAGTGCACCCTTTTCTACAGCTTGAATGTCTGCTGCGAAGTTTGACTGTGCTTCCTACAAGCATTTCGAGGTGAGTCAAACCCTTCATCACAGCGCGGAACCGAGTCACTCCCGAGACGTTGCTGGTGGAAAGCCATCGCTTGAAGTGCTCGGCCCGTGCTGGATCAGTCCCCTATGAAGAGGTCTTGTAAGGCTGACGAGATATGCTTCGCTCAAACAAACAGCCCGACTTCCACCCTCAGAGGCCCATCATCATTGGCGAGGAAGGCCTCGACTCGCCCGAGACGGTGACTCTCAAGTACGAAGAGGCAGTTGCGCGGGCAAACGGAGACCTTCGGGGCGACTCCCCGCCAGGTGGTCTCCTTCCCATGTCCCACTACGGGAAACAACAGCCTGGCACAATCCACGGTAAGTTGGAATTGCTATTCCGTCCTCCTCTCTGCATCTTGTCGCGGAGGTGGTCAGAAGAGGACACCGCCTGATGTGAGGCCGTTCTGGCCTGAAGATGCGACAGTCCTTGGAAGCAGCACCCCCTCTCCCGGCCACTCTTACTGACACGGTATGTTTGCCACAGGGTATGATGCGACCCGTGGGTATCAGGATGCCGCATACCAGCAATATGGTCAGCAGAGCTATCCTGCCCAGCACGGCGGTGCGGCTCAGCTCACGGCGGCTCAAATGAACCAGGACGCCTTTGCAGCAAACAGCGCAGTCGGATCATACATGCCGGTGGGCGTGGGTCCGTCGGTGGTGTCCTGTCAACCGAGCTCGGGTATGGCTGGCACAAAGGTCATGGTCAAGGTGTCGTCTCCGTACGATCTGCTCAGCGTGGCGCCCTACttctctctcgtcttcgGTGCGCAAAAGGTGTCGGGACATACCATCAAGGACGCCCAGGACAGCACCAGCTGCATGCTGACCATTTCGGCCGAGGCGCCGCCATTTGGGGTCACCAGCTGCAACAGCGACAACGTGCCGGTTACGCTGCTGATTGAAACCGAGAGCGGCGAGGAAgtctcgaggacggcggcaggCCAGTTTGTATATCACGACGCAGGCCCAGGTGCTAGCTCGGACGACATCACGAGGAAGGTGTCCAAATCACCTGAGCAACAACATCACTCCCCCAGGTCAGCAAGCACCCAGCTCGGCAACGAAGCCAGTACAAATACCGCCTACGACTTTGCCACGGCTCCGCATCAGCCGGCGCCCTCTCCCTATGGAAACAACAACTTTTCGCAAGACAACAGTAACAACGGCAACATGCTCAGCGCCTATCGAACAAACTCCTTTGCGGAGCAGCAGCACTACTCTCgtgcggcgccgccgccgctccggCCACCGATGCCTGGGTGGCAGGCATACGGGAGAACGCCGGGCCCGCCCATCACGCATACGCAGATCTCCCGCCCAAGCCTGACGCCGCTGCccatgccgtcggcgacaaCCCCCCAGCTCGTCCGGACCAGCTCCATCCCCAGCTCGCCCGGCGGAGGACAACAGGCGGGCTACAACCACTGGGGCTCGTATTCCAACAAGGCGGTGCTGAAGATTGTCGGGAAGCTCGACAGCATGGCAGTGGACTGGTCGCCGGAGGAGTGGTCGAACCGGCGTCGCATTGTCATGTTCAACAAAAAGCAGTCGGGATCCACGCTGACGACGTCGTTCCGACCCGTCAACGTCAACGAGCGCCCCCCCAACAGCATCTGCATCAGCTGCATCTGGTGGGCCGAGAAGAACGAATGCTACGTCACGTCCGTGGACACCATCTACCTGCTCGAGCAGCTGGTGGTGGCCCCGGCCAGGTTcacggtcgaggagaagaaccGCATCCGCCGCAATCTCGAGGGATTCCGTCCGTTGACGGTCAGCAAAGCCAAGGCAGACTCGGAGGAGTTCTTCAAGATCATCATGGCGTTCCCGAACCCCAAGCCGAGAAACATTGAAAAGGACGTCAAGGTCTTCCCGTGGAAGATCCTCGAGTCGGCGCTGAAGAAGATCATTGGCAAATACAGCGCCagcccctcgtcgacgctcCCAGCCTCGCACCTCCTGACACCCACGCCCGTCAGCGCGTACCCCCCGCCCCttccgacgccgccggcaccgaccGTGGCACAGGACCATGTCAGCGCGTATGGTGTCCCGTCACAAGTGCACGCGGATGGCTTGACCTCACCGAGATCCATCACAGGGAGCAACCAGAGCTGGCCGGCTTACTCGACGGGGCCACCGCGCAATCTCTCGCCGACGCTCACGGCCGTGTCCCCTCGACAGTCTGGACTTCGCCTGGCTGCGCCTCTACCCGCCGTGACAGGCTACGACAACCggtcgatggcgacgcaTTCATACGGCAGCGGGCTGCACACGCCACTGGGGAACCATCACACCCCACCCATGGCCCCTGGACGATGGGACCCTACCATCCCGGCCATGCACGCGCCGACAACATACGCGGAGCAGTATCAGTCCATGAGCTCCCACCATGCCCCCGGCCATCAAGTCTACGGTGGTGACGGATACGGGGATGGAGCGCAACGGGCGTGAAGCTGGGAGGGCCCGCTGTCGCGAGAGTGCGGGAAGGGTGTGGCATGGAAGGCTGTGGGCCAGGTGAGCGGCCAGTTGGATTCAAAGGGCGAGGTGCTTCGCGTCTTGTGAGGCGCAAGCGTGATTGCCCCGACGAGACGCCAATGTCAAGATGACGGGAGTGAGTCACTGCAACCTGTTACTGCTTCTCCCGGGCGGGCCAtggaggggggtggggcAGGAAGACGCCGAGCAACCGCGTGGACGATGAGCATGAGATCAAGAGGAGGGTCTCGTATGGGAAGCAAGCGACAAACAGGagggaaaggaggaggaggaggaggcatcAAGAGACGTCGTTGACTTGATTGGGGAGGGCAGACTGCCAGTTCCGACAAGTGGGGGGTGGATATCGGAGTCGAGTgcgagaagagagagaaagagagagagagagaggtttTCTTCCCCctgtcacacacacacacacacattctctctctctcttactctCTCACTCTTGTTCTCCAATCCCTGTCTTTCCCACGGTCAGGCTTGTGTTTGTCTTGTCCGTGCCGGTGTGGATGGGTGGGCCCCCCCGGCCCGGGGTTGTCAGCTGCTGTGGCGCAGACCAATTGGCGCTTCCGAAGTCGAATCCACTTTTCCCGATTTAGACGAAGCCGGCGAATCACTGGCGCCCCGCTTTCGTCCGCCGCATCGCCCGCTCCATTTCCCGGCATCGAGCAGGAGGGAAGGAGCCACGGTCTTCGACACACTGCGCATCTTTTCGGACTCGAATCCTTGGTCTGCCCTATCATTTCGTCAGTTGCGGTCATACCTGTAGATGTACAGCGCATCTTTACAGCGGACAAGCATCAGAAGGGccggggagggcggcggcattcATCATGGTTCGACATCACCACtactcccctcccccccggctTATCGCGAAAGCACCTCGTCTATCTGCACCTCGATAACGGATTCGAGCTCCGAGCCTCGCTACATACCACCCTATTGGCTGCACAGACGGTGCATGATGGGTTGGGGGGAGTATCTGGTGATCGTCTTTTAGAGGGGGTCGCCTGCATCCGTCCGGCGTGCATGACGTGCATCATTTGCGCCATGGAGCTATCGAACGGCACGGCGCCCTATCCGCCTGCCTCCAATAGCACCAAGATGACGCTCTAGCACCTCGTCCGCATTTTCACCATCGACTCAGTCTCTCAACCACTCGCTTGCCTTCCCGTCAGGCTTCTTCGGTCGTGCATTGGCGCTCCCGTGTTCCACACAAGGGTCCCGAAAGGCTCACCCGAGCCATCCACATGCCATGCCATTTCGTCACGACGCTCTCCTCCAAACCTCCCCAAAGAAAATGCTTGGGTTTTCTCTTGGGGGGGATGGAGAAGCAAGAGCCTGCTCAGGGTGTCGATTCCTTGGGCCAGGCCCCTCCATCAGTTGAAGCTTGTCTTGGCACAGCATTTCCTTGCGAACGCGGGTGGCGCGGCAGACTTAATTACTCACGCAACCGTTACGACCCTCCGTTCTGCGAATCTTTGGAGGCGAACGTTCTCGACCCCCAAGATCGACaaacgggggggggagggggtaaTGAGCTGATGCATCCCCGACAGCCACGCCGCTAGGGACGCGTACTGCCATACCTCACGCTCGTCGTACTGGCCCTCCTCTATCTTTCACATTATCCTCCTTGATGCTCGAGACCTCTCGTACTCGATTCAGAACTCGGCGCATTTTGGGTCGCTCGCTGCCGCATGAAGAGGGTGGGTTACATCGACGTTTCTTTTCAGGCTGTATTTGCCTGTAGAAGTTGCATTTTTGCCCAttatccccccccttcaaccATGATCGCTCTCCGCTATTCAACCCAATGTCTTGGTCACTCTAAATACGACTTcttcgacatcgtcgaccccCTCGGCGTACCGCTAACGGACAAGTCTACGTGTTTGTTCTCCCCGTCATCGCTTATCGACACTACTCTTCGGCAATCTCACAGACAACACAGTAGTCATCGCCACCTACACTCGTGCTGCAGCGAGTTGcactcttttttcccccctcctctcctgctAGAGACCGACCACAGCGCACTacacatcacacacacacacacacacaagctCGCACACACGCTACAGGCCCGATTCTTCACATCTTcattttccctttctttctctctgaTACATTTCATACAACTGCATTTATTTCTACAGGTGCGTGAAGGACGGACGGGGGGGATTGGGATCGGCCGGCATAGAACGGGGACCATCTGCAACCGGAGTCagggagacgacggcggctcgGTCAAGGCTACGGATGAATGGCTTGGATAGATACACGGGGATACTTTACAGGATAACGGGATATGGCGAGGGCCAGGACTGGTCAGGGACTTGGGTAAACGGGGattcaacagcaacaacaacaatacaaCAACAACATGGTGGGCTGCACATAGCATTATACCCTTAGTTTTGATATTTCTGTACTGGCTTCGGGATCGACTGGGTTTTCGGTATGTTACATATGGGATAGTCTCCTGATAATCATAATCCTTTTCACATCCTTAACCGTTGCCGCTCTTCGTCTTTTGAATTTCTTTTTCCTCGTTTCCGGGACGTGATTGTATCTGTCAGGGGACATGTTGAGTCGATTGGGCCAGCAAGAAGAGTGATTCAGATACTGTGACCATGGCGCGGTGACACGATCATTCACTCTAGTTAGGGATCGAGGTCTCCTCATGGTCGAGAGTGAATCATAGCCACGGTTTCAGGCAGTACAAAAAAGCGAAAGAACACCATCGGCGTCCAAAATTCAACGCCAGTGATCACCTCAGCGGTTGAAAGCAAAAacgagaaggacaagaaaagaagaaaaaagagaacATCTGGCTCGCATAAACAAAAATCGCGGTCGCTGGAGCTTTCCAAGCAGAAGAGAAAAAGCCACGCTGCCATTTCGACACGTAAAGGGGgttctctctctatctctctctctctctccctctgcACGATTCAAGGAGCCGACAACGCACCCCCAACCGCCGAGATGGGCTGCAGCGAGATAGAGTTCAACGTCATGATGGGCGTCAtctccttcctcttcgtcttcgccttctGTCCGGTCATGTTGCTGGTCTACCTGTACTTCGTCAAGCGGCTCACGTTCGTGTCCATCCCCAGGGATCAGATGGGGAGCGAATACAGTAGCAGCGACGAGTCCGCCTCCCAGGGCAGAAGCTCCTCCTTGGAGCCCCCAGAGCGACCGAGGGCGAGATAAGTTGAGGGGACGGGGTTGGACGAGAGTTGGGCTACGGCAGACGACCTCTTTGCGGTGACTGGTAACACAGACAAGATGGAAACCTGAGtagggcggcggcgggtttGACGAAGTGCCGAGAGTCGGATGATGTGACGCTTGGGAGCGTGTACAAAGAAAGGAAAGACCAAACAACATCGACGTCTGAGTAAGGGTCATGGGCGACCTCTCCATGATGGTCTTTTCTCAAGTGAAAATAGTTACAAAACAAATGATTTCATCACCTCAATCGCCGCCCATCAACATTTGTGACAACCCTCCACGACCCAATGATGAGGCTTCTGGTATTTGTTGCGGTTATACATGGCCCAGACATCACCGGCCAGTCTCCGAATGATTCCAGCCTTTGGGCCGGCCGGTCTTCATGTTTCTTGAAGGGCAGCTGAAGTACAGGCGGTCGGCATTCTGCTGCTGTCCGTGTCTTGGTGACCTGCCTGCCCGGGCACTCTGACTTTCTTACCCCTCCCAtgcctccttctcgccgtcggTCGGGTCGGGTTCAAACCTGGTCCCTAGCCTGTGTTCGCGTCCCAAAAGATAATCGACCTGGCTTGGTTCGCAAAATCCCCTTCAAGAGTTTGCAAGGGTTTCAAAGTTTAGTTCAGGAGAGCGGCAATGGACACGGCGtcgcgacgacgaagccTCCGATACTCGTCAGCTGTTCCCGTTGCGGCGGCCGGAGCCAGAGCGGGAAGCATCCTTGACCTTGGCAGCCCGACACGGTGCTTCAAAGCCGCCTTCCAACAAGCCCTTTCATGTTCTTACGTGTAGGCATGGGTTATTTTCCTGTAAACCAGGGAGCTTCGTTGATCTCTGATTGTTAATACCTGGCCGGGTATGACGCTCGAAGGCAAGATACATGAAACCACGGTAGGCCCGGTGCTCACTCTTCCCGGTACTTGCCCGTAAGAGACCAACATCGCGGATCAAGAGAGACTCCATGGCCCTTGGGTATTCTATGGTGAATTACGGGGCCCTGCTTGCCTCCTCCCGGTTATTCTTCTGTATTCTCAAGGCGGTTGAATGAGTTACTATCCTGCTAAATAGTCTTGAAATTAGAACAGGCAGTACTAGGGACATCTCAAGTGGACTTTTGTCAAGGTTTTACGGGTGTGAGCGAATAATGGGTCAAAAGAGTGAAGAGCTTTGGCTATTCCGGAATGCTTCTCAAGAGTTCACGAGGGGGCCATTGTGGGATCGCTTTATGCAAATAGCTTGCCGTCACCTCGGCGAACCGGTGCGTGACTATCTTGACGGCAAGTGCACCAACGTATCTCCCAAGCCAGATGATTCGTCGGTCTGGCGTAACAGAGTAAACCGGAGGCTTTTCGTACCATCGACGGCAGGATTAAGGGACAAGATCGTGTAGCCGAGGAGCTCACAGTTGACAGAGGATCTCGACAGAGGGTGTCAACTGCGTAAGGGACGGTCGATTGATTGGAAGAGGGTATGTGACTACCATGCTGCAATCCCGCCTGGTAGTACAGAACCATCAGTCGAGCCACTCAACATGCGTCGGGCCACCCAACGTGCCAGAATCTGGGAGTCGAGGAACGAGGGGAAATTCTCCTTACCCAAGGCACCAGGGATGACTCTGTTACCTCACATCGGGGTACCAGCCGCATTCAAGACACTTGATCATTCGTCCCCTTCTCGCGGCGCTGTGTGAGGATAGACTGTTTCCGAGGAGACAGGTAGGTCTTGGCCCAGTGGCATTCTCAATCCAGGAATCTCTTGACTGACGATCTCATTTAGGGGTTCAACCTCCCCTGACTAACGTCAGCCCATGAAAGGGAATGTTTTGGCAACCTTACTTAGAGTAGTAAAACCAAAAGGGATCTCGTATGAGCAGGCATGCGAATGAGCTTGGCGACATGGCACACTCGGAGCAGTGGAATCTCTAGTCCAGCAACTCTGACACGCGAGTTTGATTTTTTTGTACTCACTTGTCCTTTCAAAAACGTGGGCGGGAAGCGCTCTTCCATACGTGCATGGAAACAGTTGGGCTGAAAAGAGACCGACGTGGAGGACAGGAATGCATCACACAAGGCGAACTGGAATCTTTTTGCTCCAGTGGAATTTTCCATCAGCCGTTCTCATGTACCATCATCAGTCTCCGGGAGACAGCGTTTAATTCCCAAAGAATAGGGTGTCTTCCTGCGCTCACAAGGCCTTAAATATCTCGATGGAAGCCGGGTTACGCCGAGAAAAGCTGTTTCCATCCCTCTTCGCGATCGAATCCTCCCGCAGCCCGAACAACCTGTCTCGTACCGCCATCACGATGCTGTCAAAAGCCCTTCTCAACGCCCTGGCGTTGGCATCCGGTGCCGTTGCCTGCCCTGGCCACGAAAACTACATCTCTGAGGGCCTTGGAAAACGGGTGGTTGTTTCGGGGCCTGCGCCTCCGCCGACGGACTGGGCCTACGAGGCTTCGTTCAACTGGGGCCGCATCAACCCAAGTCAGTAGTACACCCATAACTGGGCAGCCAGCCGTCGTCCTCTGTAGCCACTGACAGATCCTTTGTAGACTACACATTGTGCCAGACGGGTACTCAGCAATCGCCAATTGCCCTCAGCCTCAACCACGGCCTGTCCCTGAACCACATTGTCACGTTTGACTACCCGGAGAAGACAAAGGGCAACTTTTACAACTGGAACTTTGGACCAGCATTTACCGTTTCCCGCCCAGACGGCGTCTGGACAGAGAACCCGTCGGCTAGCTTCGACAATACGACGGTGTACCTGAAGGGCTGGCATATTCACTCGCCAGCCGATCACTCGGTGAACGGCGATCGGTCCAAGGCGGAGCTCCATCTCGTTCATGTTGACGAGGAAGGTCATGAGAAGGCCGTGATGGCCATCCGTCTTGACCCAGGCAACTCGAACAACACATTTTTCGATCAACTGCCGCCGATGATTGGGTTCAACCAAACGGGGTCCCAAGAGGAGATCGAGATCAACATCCAACTGGCGCTTGACAGCGTCCTGAGATTCAACGAGTTCTGGACGTACCAGGGTAGCTTGACGAGCCCCCCTTGCCGCGAAGGCATCCGGTGGTTTGTGGCACGTCAGGTGTTATTTACCGGTGTTGAGCAGATGAGAAACATCTTGGGCGCAAGCACGTACAGCGCGCGGGCGGAACAGGAGGTCTGGCAACACCGCATCAACCAGTGAGGGTGCATCCTGTCGACGAGCAAACCGTTGTCGAGATGAAGGTAGACCATTAATGGGGTTGTATAGGTCTGAGTTGACGTGCAAAGTTTCAACTGTGGATTAGTTGCTGGTTCTATCTACCTAACTTACTTAATGTGCTGTAGATTACAGTTTGTAGAACATGATTCTCATATTCGGAAAAGAGTAAATCTGCTGTCTGATTGTTTTCCCGTTCAGAAGAGAAAGCGGATGTGAGGTTGGTGGTGTGGGTGTTCAGTAAGAGGAGGCCCATGTTACCTAGGTAGACAAGGTGACGTACACGAACCACATGGTCCGGTGAGTTGCGCGGCAGTCTCGGGACCAGTGCCGATGGTTCGGACGGACCTTCGATGCCAAAATGGAGCGGGGAGGAGGTCCGAGTGTCCCAACTGTTGGGTCAGCCGCAAAGCCGGTCGACAGTTGGCGGACCGTAGCATTAAGAACAAGTACCAACCAGCAAGGGGCATCAATActtgaggaggagaagaggagaaggaaaagggacGATAGGAGAGCCCTCGGGAGACCCAAGGAGGGACAGATTGCAGCCAACGGGGCCGGATTAGGCAACGGGACAGGGGAAGGAAcaaggggaaaagggagggCCATGCGTAATTGAGTTAGATCTGCGGGTCGATGGGCCTGGAATGGCGCACCAATTATATGGGGTGGACGTTTCGTTTTATTGGGTGGCGCGAGCAGGAGCTTGCAGGTATCGCGTTGTGATTCCCTTCCACGAGGCAAGggcggagagagagaggtcaGAGGGCAAATCGCACTTTCTCCTTGGACCGCTTCGCTTCTCTTGGTGGTACCTGGGTAGGCACCGGTCTCTATTCTTGATCTTGGAAGGGCGCTGTACAACACCTTTACGtagtaggtacctaaggCATGCATCCATCCGTGCATCCCATCCACCCAGGGACGAGTTATTCTCTGCCGGATGCACGAGCGAGTCTCGGCTTTGCTGCCAAGACCAACCGACacaggcgacggcggcggcagtatCATCAATCGCCAATTTGACTGACAAGCGACAATCGTatcggggggaggggggggagggagctGAGCAGCCCCCGGCGCAAGAGAGCCACGCAGCTTGGCATGTGAGTAGGTGGTATTATTGGCATTATTGGCACACACTTCTCTTCCAGCGCACAACGCCTCGCCTgcttacctacctacctacctacctaggtatccGTAAAGGATACAGATACAGAATGGGTAGGTATCTGTTGCGGCCTTATCAAGCGACGCTCCAAGACGCTACGGTACGCTACTGATGCACAGAAAAAGCACACCACCCCACCCACTGCTGAAGCAGTCaatcagtcagtcagtcagtgcCTCGCGCCAGTCCCAACGCCAAACGCCAACACGAACCAGGACAAACGCCAAGTTGCCAACACCACTGCTAGTGGCCAGCATGCGACATGGGGCATGGGACGGACGGCAGACCCAGGCGTCGCCGTAAAGTCATCTTGGTGTTGGCCCCCGTAGCGATTGCTCTCCATTTGATCTTCATCCCGTCCCGTTCGTCGCTCTGCCCTCTTTCATCCCACCACCTacttgccgccgccgtcctttTTCTCCAAAGAAGGATTCTTCTATCCTTCCTTTGTCTCTCGTTTCTTTTGCTCGTCACCGGCCGCCCTGACTCGACTCGATCACGAAAACCTTCTTCACTCGCTCTCTCTTCCACACTCGTTCAATTGGCGACAGCAACTGCGTGAGCGTCTCGTCATTAATCCAGCACCCACGAAGCACGGCACGACAATTCCTCTCAAGTTTTGACTTTTGAGTTTTAAGTTTCGAGTCTCTCGCCCCGGTCGCAACTCCGGGTCAGTCACGAGAACGACCGGCGACTCCTCCCCCCGCCGTGTTTCCATtcgactcgactcgatcCGATCCGATCCGACCGAACGACCCCCCCGCCAGCTCCCGCCCCGAACCGGGTCTCACCCACCTCAACCCGGCCCATCATGCTCTCCACAttcctcctggccctcgcgcccctcgtcgccgcgacgtcgtcatcgaaACGCGGCCTTGTCTTCACCCCCAATTCCAATTGGCCCCAGGACAACCAGATCTGGGTCCAGCCGGGCTCCGACCTGACGTGGTACTACAACTATCAGGAGATTCCCAGCCCGGCCTATGCCTCCAAATCTCAGGAGGAGTTCGAGTTCGTGCCCATGATGTGGGGTGTCACGTCTAATCCCGATGACACGACATTCCTCAAGAGCGTCAAGAGCCTGATCAAGGACAAGGGCATCAACATCACCCACGCCCTCGCCTTCAACGAGCCCGACGGTCCTACCCAgtacggcggcagcgacatagcccccgccatcgccgccaaagCCTGGGTCGCCAA from Colletotrichum higginsianum IMI 349063 chromosome 3, whole genome shotgun sequence includes the following:
- a CDS encoding Transcriptional regulator medusa-like protein; the protein is MSAAKFDCASYKHFEPDFHPQRPIIIGEEGLDSPETVTLKYEEAVARANGDLRGDSPPGGLLPMSHYGKQQPGTIHGYDATRGYQDAAYQQYGQQSYPAQHGGAAQLTAAQMNQDAFAANSAVGSYMPVGVGPSVVSCQPSSGMAGTKVMVKVSSPYDLLSVAPYFSLVFGAQKVSGHTIKDAQDSTSCMLTISAEAPPFGVTSCNSDNVPVTLLIETESGEEVSRTAAGQFVYHDAGPGASSDDITRKVSKSPEQQHHSPRSASTQLGNEASTNTAYDFATAPHQPAPSPYGNNNFSQDNSNNGNMLSAYRTNSFAEQQHYSRAAPPPLRPPMPGWQAYGRTPGPPITHTQISRPSLTPLPMPSATTPQLVRTSSIPSSPGGGQQAGYNHWGSYSNKAVLKIVGKLDSMAVDWSPEEWSNRRRIVMFNKKQSGSTLTTSFRPVNVNERPPNSICISCIWWAEKNECYVTSVDTIYLLEQLVVAPARFTVEEKNRIRRNLEGFRPLTVSKAKADSEEFFKIIMAFPNPKPRNIEKDVKVFPWKILESALKKIIGKYSASPSSTLPASHLLTPTPVSAYPPPLPTPPAPTVAQDHVSAYGVPSQVHADGLTSPRSITGSNQSWPAYSTGPPRNLSPTLTAVSPRQSGLRLAAPLPAVTGYDNRSMATHSYGSGLHTPLGNHHTPPMAPGRWDPTIPAMHAPTTYAEQYQSMSSHHAPGHQVYGGDGYGDGAQRA
- a CDS encoding Carbonic anhydrase, with protein sequence MLSKALLNALALASGAVACPGHENYISEGLGKRVVVSGPAPPPTDWAYEASFNWGRINPNYTLCQTGTQQSPIALSLNHGLSLNHIVTFDYPEKTKGNFYNWNFGPAFTVSRPDGVWTENPSASFDNTTVYLKGWHIHSPADHSVNGDRSKAELHLVHVDEEGHEKAVMAIRLDPGNSNNTFFDQLPPMIGFNQTGSQEEIEINIQLALDSVLRFNEFWTYQGSLTSPPCREGIRWFVARQVLFTGVEQMRNILGASTYSARAEQEVWQHRINQ